The following are from one region of the Pseudomonas putida genome:
- a CDS encoding D-glycerate dehydrogenase, with product MKKRIVLYKRLSDDLMARLQERVEVTWVDTSGPDGLARLRDALPGAHGLLGASLRLDASLLDLAPQLEVVSSVSVGVDNYDIAELGRRGVMLTNTPDVLTETTADTGFALILATARRVVELANWVREGHWQANLGPAHFGCDVHGKTLGIVGMGRIGEALARRAAAGFGMRVLYHSQRAKPAVEARYAARQCSLDELLQQADFVCLTVPLSASTEGLVGARELALMKPQAILVNISRGRVVDEPALIEALRARRIRGAGLDVFAQEPLSAQSPLLQLDNVVATPHIGSATEETRQAMARCAVDNLLSALAGERPANLVNG from the coding sequence ATGAAAAAGCGAATCGTGCTGTACAAACGCCTGTCTGACGACTTGATGGCACGCCTGCAAGAGCGCGTCGAGGTGACTTGGGTGGATACCTCAGGGCCCGATGGCCTGGCGCGCCTGCGCGACGCCCTGCCGGGTGCGCACGGGCTGCTGGGGGCCAGCCTGCGCCTGGACGCCAGCCTGCTCGACCTGGCGCCGCAACTGGAAGTGGTGTCCAGTGTTTCGGTCGGCGTGGACAACTACGACATCGCCGAACTAGGCCGGCGTGGCGTGATGTTGACCAACACGCCCGACGTGCTGACCGAAACCACCGCCGACACGGGCTTTGCCTTGATCCTGGCCACCGCCAGGCGGGTTGTGGAACTGGCGAACTGGGTGCGAGAAGGCCACTGGCAGGCCAACCTCGGCCCAGCGCATTTCGGCTGCGATGTGCACGGCAAGACGCTGGGCATCGTCGGTATGGGCCGCATTGGCGAGGCCTTGGCCCGGCGCGCTGCGGCGGGCTTCGGCATGCGGGTGCTGTATCACAGTCAGCGTGCCAAGCCTGCGGTGGAGGCGCGCTATGCCGCGCGTCAATGCAGCCTGGATGAACTGTTGCAGCAGGCGGATTTCGTTTGCCTGACGGTACCGCTGAGTGCCAGCACCGAAGGCCTGGTCGGCGCGCGGGAGCTGGCGCTGATGAAGCCGCAGGCAATCCTGGTGAACATTTCCCGCGGGCGCGTGGTGGACGAGCCGGCGCTGATCGAAGCGTTGCGTGCCCGGCGCATACGCGGCGCCGGCCTGGATGTGTTCGCGCAGGAGCCGTTGTCGGCGCAGTCGCCGTTGCTGCAACTGGACAACGTGGTGGCGACCCCGCATATCGGCTCGGCAACCGAAGAAACCCGCCAGGCCATGGCGCGCTGTGCGGTGGACAACCTGCTCAGTGCGCTGGCCGGCGAGCGCCCGGCGAACTTGGTGAATGGCTAA
- the ptxS gene encoding transcriptional regulator PtxS, with product MTDAPAHARERVTISEVARVAGVSKATVSRYIGGDRQLLAEATAKRLEEVIERLGYRPNQMARGLKRGQTRLIGMLVADILNPYSVAVMHGVETACRQHGYSLVVCNTNRDDEQERHHLVALQSYNVEGLIVNTLGHHPGELLNLQRDIPMVLVDRQLPELNVDLVGLDNADAVEQALDHLQAQGYRDILAVTEPLDGTSSRLERVQAFGTSISRRPGMRQQVLETGAGLDDQLASFLAGRGHGPQAIFTFNGVATLAVTRALHEAGHNLFADVGLIALDDLDWYPLVGNGITALAQPTERIGVAAFESLLGRLRGDSGAARRIDFKAALIIRGSTQPQ from the coding sequence ATGACCGACGCGCCTGCCCATGCCCGCGAACGGGTCACCATCAGCGAAGTAGCGCGTGTCGCTGGCGTTTCCAAGGCCACCGTCTCGCGTTACATCGGTGGCGACCGCCAGTTGCTCGCCGAAGCCACCGCCAAGCGCCTGGAAGAGGTCATCGAGCGCCTCGGTTACCGCCCCAACCAGATGGCCCGTGGCCTGAAACGCGGCCAGACGCGCCTGATCGGCATGCTGGTGGCCGATATCCTCAACCCCTATTCGGTCGCCGTGATGCATGGCGTGGAAACTGCCTGCCGCCAGCACGGCTACAGCCTGGTGGTATGCAATACCAACCGCGACGACGAGCAGGAGCGTCACCACCTCGTAGCCCTGCAGTCGTACAACGTCGAAGGGCTGATCGTGAACACGCTCGGCCATCACCCCGGCGAATTGCTCAACCTGCAGCGCGACATCCCCATGGTGCTGGTCGACCGCCAGTTGCCCGAACTGAATGTCGACCTGGTGGGCCTGGACAATGCCGACGCGGTCGAGCAGGCCCTCGACCACCTGCAGGCGCAGGGCTACCGCGACATCCTGGCGGTAACCGAGCCCCTTGATGGCACCAGTTCGCGCCTTGAGCGGGTGCAGGCGTTCGGCACGTCGATCAGCCGTCGCCCCGGCATGCGCCAGCAGGTGCTGGAAACCGGCGCCGGCCTGGATGACCAGCTGGCTTCGTTCCTCGCCGGCAGGGGCCATGGCCCGCAGGCCATCTTCACCTTCAACGGTGTCGCCACCCTGGCCGTGACCCGGGCCCTGCATGAGGCAGGGCACAATCTGTTCGCCGACGTCGGGCTGATCGCCCTCGACGACCTCGACTGGTACCCCTTGGTCGGCAATGGCATCACTGCACTGGCCCAGCCCACCGAGCGCATCGGCGTGGCCGCATTCGAAAGCCTGCTTGGTCGCCTGCGCGGCGACAGCGGGGCAGCCCGGCGCATCGACTTCAAGGCCGCGCTGATCATCCGAGGTTCAACCCAGCCACAGTAA
- a CDS encoding sugar kinase encodes MHEHDVLCFGETMAMFVAEQAGDLASVGQFGKRIAGADSNVAIGLARLGFKVRWLSRVGDDSLGRFVLDSLRREGLDCSGVEVDASYPTGFQLKARCDDGSDPAVEYFRRGSAASRLSPALLRPGFVQARHLHATGIPPALSDGCRALSHALMDAMRAAGRTISFDPNLRPSLWPDHSSMVREINALAVKADWVLPGLEEGRLLSGQHTPADIAAFYLDQGVELVVIKLGDAGAYFRSAKGEGQVAPVPVSQVVDTVGAGDAFAVGVLSALLEGRPVAEAVARGNWCGSRAVQSRGDMEGLPLRQELQAHDLRRSA; translated from the coding sequence ATGCATGAGCATGACGTGTTGTGTTTCGGCGAGACCATGGCCATGTTCGTCGCCGAGCAGGCCGGTGACCTGGCCAGTGTCGGTCAGTTCGGCAAGCGTATCGCCGGCGCCGACAGCAACGTGGCCATCGGCCTGGCGCGGCTGGGCTTCAAGGTCCGCTGGCTGAGCCGGGTGGGCGACGATTCGCTGGGCCGTTTCGTGCTCGACAGCCTGCGCCGCGAAGGCCTGGACTGCTCCGGTGTCGAGGTGGATGCCAGCTACCCCACCGGCTTCCAGCTCAAGGCCCGCTGCGATGACGGCAGCGACCCGGCGGTGGAGTACTTCCGCCGTGGTTCGGCGGCCAGCCGACTGTCGCCGGCGCTGCTGCGCCCAGGCTTTGTGCAGGCCCGCCATTTGCACGCCACCGGCATCCCGCCGGCGCTGTCGGACGGTTGCCGGGCGTTGTCCCATGCGTTGATGGATGCCATGCGTGCCGCCGGTCGCACCATCTCGTTCGACCCCAACCTGCGCCCCTCGCTGTGGCCTGACCACAGCAGCATGGTGCGAGAAATCAATGCCCTGGCAGTAAAGGCCGACTGGGTTCTGCCCGGTCTGGAAGAGGGCCGCCTGCTGAGCGGCCAGCACACCCCTGCAGACATCGCCGCGTTCTACCTCGACCAAGGGGTGGAACTGGTGGTGATCAAGCTGGGCGACGCCGGTGCCTACTTCCGCAGCGCCAAGGGCGAAGGCCAGGTTGCGCCAGTGCCGGTCAGCCAGGTGGTGGACACCGTTGGTGCCGGCGATGCCTTTGCTGTCGGCGTGCTCAGTGCGCTGCTGGAGGGCCGCCCCGTAGCCGAAGCAGTGGCGCGTGGCAACTGGTGCGGCAGCCGCGCCGTGCAGTCGCGTGGCGACATGGAAGGGCTGCCGCTGCGCCAAGAGCTGCAAGCCCACGACCTGCGCAGAAGCGCCTGA
- a CDS encoding AP endonuclease: MHSNPVSISLSSYGADFVRQRGQEQFIDLLAAAGVTRVELREELFTRAPDTAALAAAIAALGLECLYSTPLELWTAQGVPDPQLAHKLEIARGLGAVALKVSLGHFQASCDVAALATLLPAHGPLLLVENDQTAQGGRIAPLQQFFQRADALGLTVGMTFDIGNWQWQGEPARHAARQLGRWVRYVHCKAVQRRADGRLVAVPPEASDLQAWAELMAEFTPGVVRAVEYPLVSDDLLALTRAQVRDLAALGQGVSSGVLSHA; encoded by the coding sequence ATGCATTCGAACCCCGTTTCCATCAGCCTCTCCAGCTACGGTGCCGACTTCGTCCGGCAACGTGGCCAGGAGCAGTTCATTGACCTGCTGGCTGCCGCCGGCGTCACTCGCGTGGAACTGCGCGAAGAACTGTTCACCCGTGCGCCGGATACTGCAGCGCTGGCCGCGGCCATTGCCGCACTGGGCCTGGAGTGCCTGTATTCCACGCCCCTCGAACTGTGGACCGCACAAGGTGTGCCGGACCCGCAATTGGCGCACAAGCTGGAAATCGCCCGCGGCCTTGGCGCGGTAGCGCTCAAAGTGTCCCTGGGCCACTTCCAGGCGAGCTGTGACGTCGCGGCCTTGGCGACGCTGTTGCCGGCGCACGGGCCGTTGCTGCTGGTTGAGAACGACCAGACCGCGCAAGGTGGGCGCATTGCCCCCCTGCAGCAGTTTTTCCAGCGCGCCGATGCGCTCGGGCTGACGGTGGGCATGACCTTCGATATCGGTAACTGGCAGTGGCAGGGCGAGCCTGCCCGGCATGCCGCGCGCCAGCTTGGCCGCTGGGTGCGCTACGTGCATTGCAAGGCTGTGCAGCGCCGGGCCGATGGGCGCCTGGTTGCCGTGCCGCCAGAGGCCTCGGACCTGCAGGCATGGGCCGAGCTGATGGCCGAGTTCACCCCTGGCGTGGTACGCGCTGTCGAGTACCCGCTGGTGAGCGACGATCTGCTGGCGCTGACCCGCGCCCAGGTGCGCGATCTGGCGGCGCTGGGGCAGGGCGTATCGAGTGGGGTGCTGAGCCATGCATGA
- a CDS encoding AEC family transporter, with protein sequence MFASLFAVLAPVFIVAGIGYAWARKGLDYPTEFIARVVMTVGTPSLVLSTLSRTELDPNAFTSMAMACLLCTLGMALAGLLVCRASGMHWRVLLPAFMFPNTGNMGLPISLYAFGEHGLALAVAFFLTLSIVQFTLGMAISGTAASLKALLRNPIVISLAGAMPIIFLDFKLPRWLANTADLLGGMTIPLMLLTLGVSLASIRLRHVGRGMLLGGLRIGLGAAVGWAVGAALGMASLERAVLVVQSAMPVAVFNYLMAVRANREPEQVANLVMCSTVLSFAWLPVVLAWWM encoded by the coding sequence ATGTTCGCTTCGCTGTTCGCCGTGCTGGCGCCGGTTTTCATCGTCGCCGGCATCGGCTATGCCTGGGCCCGCAAGGGCCTGGACTACCCCACCGAATTCATCGCTCGGGTGGTGATGACCGTCGGCACCCCGTCGCTGGTACTGTCTACGCTCAGCCGCACCGAACTGGACCCGAACGCCTTCACCAGCATGGCCATGGCCTGCCTGCTGTGCACCTTGGGCATGGCCCTGGCCGGCTTGCTGGTGTGTCGCGCTTCGGGCATGCACTGGCGAGTGCTGTTGCCGGCGTTCATGTTCCCTAATACCGGCAACATGGGCCTGCCGATCAGCCTGTATGCCTTTGGCGAACACGGCCTGGCCCTGGCCGTGGCGTTCTTCCTGACCCTGTCGATCGTGCAGTTCACACTCGGCATGGCAATCTCCGGTACTGCCGCATCGCTCAAGGCACTGCTGCGCAACCCCATCGTGATCAGCCTGGCCGGCGCCATGCCGATCATCTTTCTTGATTTCAAACTGCCGCGCTGGCTGGCCAATACGGCAGACCTGCTGGGCGGCATGACCATTCCGCTGATGTTGCTGACATTGGGTGTGTCGCTGGCCAGCATCCGCCTGCGCCATGTGGGCAGGGGTATGCTGCTGGGCGGTTTGCGCATCGGCCTGGGGGCTGCCGTGGGCTGGGCAGTAGGCGCGGCGCTGGGCATGGCCAGCCTGGAGCGCGCAGTGCTGGTGGTGCAGTCGGCAATGCCGGTGGCGGTGTTCAACTACCTGATGGCGGTGCGCGCCAATCGCGAGCCGGAGCAGGTGGCGAACCTGGTGATGTGTTCCACGGTGCTGTCGTTTGCCTGGTTGCCGGTGGTGCTGGCCTGGTGGATGTAA
- a CDS encoding HlyD family secretion protein, with protein sequence MTDDTRTTTTTAIAETPEGATPPSEPTSPVRSRRVRILSSISFACVALAGILLVLYAWRLPPFSSAIESTENALVRGQVTIIGPQLSGYIVDVPVHDFQFVKAGDLLVQLDDRIYKQRLAQAIAQLQQQQAALANNLQQRKSAEASIAQRQAAIDDAAAQAAKARADLSRNQALVSDGSVSRRDLDLARASEAAAVASLAQAKAALEIARQDRETVVVNRAALEASVENAKAAVELARIDLDNTRVTAPRDGQLGQIGTRLGAYVNSGAQLMALVPDTLWVIANMKETQMANVRIGQPVSFTVDALNHLKLHGHVQQVSPATGSEFALLQADNATGNFVKIAQRIPVRITVDADQPEAKRLRPGMSVVVSIDTRSQD encoded by the coding sequence ATGACCGACGACACCCGCACCACGACCACCACTGCCATTGCCGAAACCCCGGAGGGCGCCACGCCGCCCAGCGAGCCGACCAGCCCGGTGCGTTCGCGGCGGGTGCGTATCCTGTCGTCGATCAGCTTCGCCTGCGTGGCCCTGGCCGGCATCCTGCTGGTGTTGTACGCCTGGCGTCTGCCGCCATTCAGCAGTGCCATCGAAAGCACCGAGAACGCGCTGGTACGCGGCCAGGTGACCATCATCGGGCCGCAGTTGAGCGGCTATATCGTCGATGTGCCGGTGCATGACTTCCAGTTCGTCAAGGCCGGCGACCTGCTGGTGCAACTGGATGACCGCATCTACAAACAACGCCTGGCCCAGGCCATCGCCCAGCTGCAGCAACAACAGGCGGCCCTGGCCAACAACCTGCAGCAGCGTAAAAGTGCCGAGGCCAGCATTGCCCAGCGCCAGGCTGCCATCGACGATGCTGCGGCCCAGGCAGCCAAGGCCAGGGCCGACCTCAGCCGCAACCAGGCGCTGGTCAGCGATGGCTCGGTGTCACGCCGCGACCTGGACCTGGCCCGCGCCAGTGAGGCCGCGGCGGTCGCCAGCCTGGCCCAGGCCAAGGCGGCCCTGGAAATCGCCCGCCAGGATCGCGAAACCGTGGTGGTCAACCGGGCCGCGCTGGAGGCCTCGGTGGAAAACGCCAAGGCCGCCGTGGAGCTGGCCCGCATCGACCTCGACAACACCCGCGTCACCGCCCCGCGCGACGGCCAGCTGGGGCAGATCGGTACGCGCCTGGGGGCTTATGTCAATTCCGGCGCGCAGCTGATGGCGCTGGTACCCGACACCCTGTGGGTGATTGCCAACATGAAAGAAACCCAGATGGCCAATGTACGCATAGGCCAGCCGGTGAGTTTTACCGTGGATGCGCTGAACCACCTGAAGCTGCATGGGCACGTGCAGCAGGTTTCACCGGCCACCGGCTCCGAGTTCGCCTTGCTGCAGGCGGATAATGCCACCGGCAACTTCGTCAAGATTGCCCAGCGCATTCCGGTACGGATTACCGTGGATGCCGACCAGCCAGAGGCCAAACGCTTGCGGCCGGGGATGTCGGTGGTGGTCAGTATCGATACGCGTAGCCAGGATTGA
- a CDS encoding MFS transporter: MQSQSLAPRRWWYIIPIVFFTYSLAYLDRANYGFAAASGMAEDLHITPALSSLLGALFFLGYFFFQVPGAIYAEKRSVKKLIFVCLILWGGLATLTGVVSNVYMLIGIRFLLGVVEAAVMPAMLVYLCHWFTRAERSRANTFLILGNPVTILWMSVVSGYLVKHYDWRWMFIIEGLPAVIWAFFWWRLVDDRPAQVNWLSAQEKADLEQALAAEQQGIKPVKNYREAFRSPQVIILALQYFCWSIGVYGFVLWLPSILKQAANLDIVQAGWLSSVPYLAAVLAMVGVSWASDRMQKRKRFVWPPLLIAAVAFYGSYALGSEHFWLSYALLVVAGACMYAPYGPFFAIVPEILPANVAGGAMALINSMGALGSFGGSWLVGYLNGVTGGPGASYLFMCGALLAAVALTAALNTSQTSGRARRNNSRLAMNH; encoded by the coding sequence ATGCAAAGCCAAAGCCTGGCACCTCGCCGCTGGTGGTACATCATCCCGATCGTGTTCTTCACCTATAGCCTGGCGTACCTGGACCGCGCCAACTACGGGTTCGCCGCCGCCTCCGGCATGGCTGAAGACCTGCATATCACCCCAGCACTGTCTTCTCTGCTGGGGGCGCTGTTCTTTCTTGGTTACTTCTTCTTCCAGGTGCCGGGCGCCATCTACGCCGAAAAGCGCAGCGTGAAGAAGCTGATCTTTGTCTGCCTGATTCTCTGGGGCGGCCTTGCCACGCTCACCGGTGTGGTCAGCAACGTCTACATGCTGATCGGCATCCGCTTCCTGCTCGGGGTGGTGGAGGCGGCGGTGATGCCGGCCATGCTGGTTTATCTGTGCCACTGGTTCACCCGCGCCGAGCGTTCGCGCGCCAATACCTTCCTGATCCTCGGCAACCCGGTGACCATCCTGTGGATGTCGGTGGTGTCGGGTTACCTCGTCAAGCATTACGACTGGCGCTGGATGTTCATCATCGAAGGCCTGCCTGCGGTGATCTGGGCGTTCTTCTGGTGGCGCCTGGTGGATGACCGCCCGGCCCAGGTGAACTGGCTGAGTGCGCAGGAAAAGGCCGACCTGGAGCAGGCGCTGGCTGCAGAGCAGCAAGGCATCAAGCCGGTGAAGAATTACCGCGAGGCGTTCCGCTCGCCGCAGGTGATCATCCTTGCGCTGCAGTACTTCTGCTGGAGCATCGGTGTGTATGGCTTCGTGCTGTGGTTGCCGTCGATCCTCAAGCAGGCGGCCAACCTCGACATCGTGCAGGCCGGCTGGCTGTCGTCGGTACCTTACCTGGCGGCGGTGCTGGCCATGGTCGGTGTGTCGTGGGCGTCCGACCGCATGCAGAAGCGCAAGCGCTTTGTCTGGCCGCCACTGCTGATCGCCGCCGTGGCGTTCTATGGCTCCTACGCCCTGGGCAGCGAGCACTTCTGGCTATCGTACGCGTTGCTGGTGGTCGCCGGCGCCTGCATGTACGCCCCCTATGGCCCGTTCTTCGCGATCGTGCCCGAAATCCTGCCGGCCAACGTCGCCGGTGGTGCCATGGCGCTGATCAACAGCATGGGTGCGCTGGGCTCGTTCGGTGGCTCGTGGCTGGTGGGTTACCTCAATGGCGTCACGGGCGGGCCTGGTGCCTCCTACCTGTTCATGTGCGGTGCGCTGCTGGCCGCCGTTGCGCTTACTGCCGCACTCAATACTTCCCAGACATCTGGCCGGGCCAGGCGCAACAACTCGCGTCTGGCCATGAACCATTAG
- a CDS encoding MFS transporter, whose protein sequence is MSPRLLAMALAPLLGLFIIALGNGFMSSLTTLRLGAAGESATTIGVVSSTYFIGLTLGAIFNDRLILRIGHIRAYTSFASLIAVTILLQGLFYDVTWWSLLRLINGWAAVGVFLVIESWLLLAGDAKIRGRLLALYMIAFYGAGVIAQAGLGEITHMGDTAPFMLAGVLAALSVLPIVILPRVSPLLDQVEPLKPRQLLGVAPSGLVGCFGSGVAIAGIYALLPLYLQRIGLDVGEVGNMMAWVILGAMLLQYPVGRWSDRKDRQDVLIALAALCVLLSLVTVFLPSDSILLPAMLFLLGGGVFTLYPVAVSHAADRAPSDALVPMIQGLLLINSLGSAMAPVAISPMMTEFGEAGLFWAFAVVNLAMVCFFMWRRGKRPAAEHPAPFTASTTFSPTGAELRVTEDLMHAAQEHPPLEPVEAAGQAQRSESH, encoded by the coding sequence ATGTCTCCGCGTTTGCTGGCCATGGCGCTGGCGCCCCTGCTCGGGCTGTTCATCATTGCCCTGGGCAACGGCTTCATGTCTTCCCTTACCACCCTGCGCCTGGGCGCAGCCGGCGAGTCGGCCACCACCATCGGCGTGGTCTCCTCGACCTATTTCATCGGCCTGACCCTGGGTGCCATTTTCAACGACCGGCTGATCCTGCGCATCGGCCATATCCGCGCCTACACCAGCTTCGCCTCGCTGATCGCCGTGACCATCCTGCTGCAAGGCCTGTTCTACGACGTCACCTGGTGGTCGCTGCTGCGCCTGATCAACGGCTGGGCGGCGGTGGGCGTGTTCCTGGTGATCGAAAGCTGGCTGCTGCTGGCCGGCGACGCCAAGATCCGCGGCCGCCTGCTAGCGCTGTACATGATCGCCTTCTACGGCGCCGGGGTGATCGCCCAGGCCGGCCTTGGCGAAATCACCCACATGGGTGACACCGCACCGTTCATGCTGGCCGGCGTGCTCGCCGCCCTGTCGGTCCTGCCCATCGTGATCCTGCCGCGGGTATCACCGTTGCTGGACCAGGTCGAACCGCTCAAGCCGCGCCAGTTGCTGGGCGTGGCACCGTCAGGACTGGTCGGCTGCTTTGGTTCGGGCGTGGCCATTGCCGGCATCTATGCCCTGCTGCCGCTGTACCTGCAGCGCATCGGCCTGGATGTGGGTGAGGTCGGCAACATGATGGCCTGGGTGATTCTGGGGGCGATGTTGCTGCAATACCCGGTCGGGCGCTGGTCTGACCGCAAGGACCGCCAGGATGTGCTGATCGCCCTGGCCGCGCTGTGCGTGCTGCTGTCACTGGTTACGGTATTCCTGCCGTCGGACTCGATCCTGCTGCCGGCCATGCTGTTCCTGCTGGGCGGTGGCGTCTTTACCCTGTACCCGGTGGCGGTCAGCCATGCGGCCGACCGGGCGCCGTCCGATGCGCTGGTGCCGATGATCCAGGGCCTGCTGCTGATCAACTCGCTGGGTTCGGCCATGGCGCCGGTGGCGATTTCGCCGATGATGACCGAGTTTGGCGAGGCCGGGTTGTTCTGGGCCTTTGCCGTGGTCAACCTGGCCATGGTGTGCTTCTTCATGTGGCGCCGTGGCAAGCGCCCGGCGGCAGAGCACCCGGCCCCGTTCACCGCGTCGACCACCTTCTCGCCGACCGGTGCCGAACTGCGGGTGACCGAAGACCTGATGCATGCGGCGCAGGAGCACCCGCCGCTGGAGCCGGTAGAGGCTGCTGGGCAGGCGCAGCGCTCAGAATCGCATTGA
- a CDS encoding excinuclease ABC subunit UvrA — MPPRQTTPSGFVRVRGAREHNLKNIDVDIPRDALVVFTGVSGSGKSSLAFSTLYAEAQRRYFESVAPYARRLIDQVGVPDVDAIEGLPPAVALQQQRGTPSARSSVGSVTTLSSSIRMLYSRAGHYPAGQAMLYAEDFSPNTPQGACPECHGMGRVYEVNEATMVPDPSLTIRERAVAAWPMAWQGQNLRDILVTLGYDVDIPWRDLPQAQRDWILFTEETPTAPVYAGLTPAQTRAALKRKQEPSYQGTFMGARRYVLHTFMHSQSAQMRKRVARFMRPSPCPLCHGKRLKREALGVTFAGLDIAELSHLSLQALAGVLRKVAAADYLAQQQDDLTLEKRLAAQRIANELLERIDTLLDLGLGYLALERSTPTLSSGELQRLRLATQLNSQLFGVIYVLDEPSAGLHPADSEALFEALLRLKRAGNSVYVVEHDLDTMRRADWLVDVGPAAGEHGGTILYSGPPKGLAQVEQSSTRAYLFSAAAQTTRTPRQAHDWLKLEGICRNNLNNLSAEFPLGCFTAVTGISGSGKSSLVSQALLELVGTHLGHAEQRNEPEEQSLEDEPEQASSGHVSAGLGSIRRLVQVDQKPIGRTPRSNLATYTGLFDHVRKLFAATEQAKAKGFDAGRFSFNVAKGRCENCEGEGFVSVELLFMPSVYAPCPTCHGARYNPDTLAVSWQGMNIAEVLQLTVDQALQVFAEQPAARRCLQVLQDIGLGYLRLGQPATELSGGEAQRIKLATELQRMARGATLYVLDEPTNGLHPQDIDRLLVQLNRLVDGGHSVVVVEHDMRVVAQSDWVIDIGPGAGDAGGQVVVCGTPQVVARCAESRTAAFLAKAL; from the coding sequence ATGCCCCCACGCCAAACCACCCCAAGCGGCTTCGTTCGTGTGCGGGGCGCCCGCGAGCACAACCTGAAGAACATCGATGTCGATATCCCCCGTGACGCACTTGTGGTGTTCACCGGCGTGTCCGGCTCGGGCAAGTCCTCGCTAGCCTTCTCCACCCTCTACGCCGAAGCCCAGCGCCGCTACTTCGAATCGGTCGCGCCCTATGCCCGGCGCCTGATCGACCAGGTTGGCGTGCCGGATGTGGATGCCATCGAGGGCCTGCCGCCAGCGGTGGCGCTGCAGCAGCAACGCGGCACGCCGAGTGCACGTTCCTCGGTGGGCAGCGTGACCACTCTGTCCAGCTCGATCCGCATGCTTTACTCCCGCGCCGGCCACTACCCGGCCGGCCAGGCAATGCTGTATGCCGAGGATTTCTCGCCCAACACGCCCCAGGGCGCCTGCCCGGAATGCCATGGCATGGGCCGGGTCTACGAAGTGAACGAAGCGACCATGGTCCCCGACCCGTCGCTGACCATCCGCGAGCGCGCTGTGGCAGCCTGGCCCATGGCCTGGCAGGGGCAGAACCTGCGCGACATCCTGGTGACGCTAGGCTACGACGTCGATATCCCCTGGCGCGACCTGCCACAGGCGCAGCGCGACTGGATCCTGTTTACCGAAGAAACCCCCACTGCGCCGGTGTATGCCGGGCTGACCCCGGCGCAGACCCGCGCCGCCCTCAAGCGCAAGCAGGAGCCCAGCTACCAGGGCACGTTCATGGGTGCCCGGCGTTACGTGCTGCACACCTTCATGCACTCGCAAAGCGCCCAGATGCGCAAGCGCGTCGCCCGGTTCATGCGCCCCAGCCCCTGCCCGCTGTGTCACGGCAAGCGCCTGAAGCGCGAGGCGCTGGGTGTGACCTTCGCCGGCCTGGATATCGCCGAGCTGTCGCACCTGTCGCTGCAGGCGCTGGCCGGGGTATTGCGCAAGGTGGCGGCAGCGGACTACCTGGCCCAACAGCAGGACGACCTGACTCTGGAAAAGCGCCTGGCGGCGCAACGCATCGCCAATGAACTGCTCGAACGCATCGATACCCTGCTGGACCTGGGTCTGGGCTACCTGGCCCTGGAGCGCAGCACACCGACCCTGTCCTCTGGCGAGCTACAGCGCCTGCGCCTGGCCACCCAGCTGAACTCGCAACTGTTCGGCGTGATCTACGTGCTCGACGAGCCGTCGGCAGGCTTGCACCCGGCCGACAGCGAAGCCCTGTTCGAAGCGCTGCTGCGCCTGAAGCGGGCTGGCAACTCGGTGTATGTGGTGGAGCACGACCTGGACACCATGCGCCGCGCCGACTGGCTGGTTGATGTAGGGCCTGCAGCTGGCGAGCATGGCGGCACCATCCTCTACAGCGGGCCCCCCAAAGGCCTGGCCCAGGTCGAGCAGTCGAGTACCCGGGCCTACCTGTTCAGTGCAGCGGCACAGACCACCCGCACACCACGCCAGGCCCACGACTGGCTGAAGCTCGAAGGCATCTGCCGCAACAACCTGAACAACCTCAGTGCAGAATTCCCGCTGGGCTGCTTTACCGCCGTCACCGGTATTTCCGGCTCGGGCAAGTCGAGCCTAGTCAGCCAGGCCCTGCTGGAGCTGGTGGGTACGCACCTGGGCCATGCCGAGCAGCGCAACGAGCCCGAAGAGCAGAGCCTGGAAGATGAACCCGAACAGGCCAGCAGCGGGCATGTGAGCGCGGGCCTTGGCAGCATCAGGCGCTTGGTGCAGGTCGACCAGAAGCCGATCGGCCGTACACCACGCTCCAACCTGGCCACCTACACCGGCCTGTTCGACCATGTGCGCAAGCTGTTCGCCGCCACCGAGCAGGCCAAGGCAAAAGGCTTCGATGCCGGGCGTTTTTCCTTCAACGTTGCCAAGGGCCGCTGTGAAAACTGCGAGGGCGAAGGCTTCGTCAGCGTCGAGTTGCTGTTCATGCCCAGCGTCTATGCGCCCTGCCCGACCTGCCATGGCGCCCGTTACAACCCGGACACCCTGGCGGTGAGCTGGCAAGGCATGAACATTGCCGAAGTGCTGCAATTGACGGTTGACCAGGCCCTGCAGGTATTCGCCGAACAGCCAGCAGCGCGGCGCTGCCTGCAGGTGCTGCAGGACATCGGCCTGGGCTATCTGCGCCTGGGCCAGCCGGCCACCGAACTGTCTGGCGGCGAGGCGCAGCGCATCAAGCTGGCCACCGAGCTGCAACGCATGGCCCGCGGGGCGACGTTGTATGTACTGGACGAGCCTACCAACGGTTTGCACCCGCAGGACATCGACCGGCTGCTGGTCCAGCTCAACCGCCTGGTCGATGGCGGGCACAGCGTGGTGGTGGTCGAGCATGACATGCGGGTGGTGGCGCAGAGCGACTGGGTGATCGACATCGGGCCGGGGGCCGGGGATGCCGGGGGGCAGGTAGTGGTCTGCGGGACGCCGCAGGTGGTGGCCAGGTGTGCTGAAAGCCGCACTGCGGCGTTTCTGGCCAAAGCCTTGTAG